One Streptomyces sp. R28 DNA window includes the following coding sequences:
- a CDS encoding acyl-CoA synthetase, translating into MEYNLADLFESVVDVVPGREALVHVDHPGTGAERRLTYAQLDAAANRIAHHLIDSGIRPGEHLGLHLYNGIEYLQTVLGCLKARIVPVNVNYRYVEEELVYLYRDADLVALVFEAEFTDRVAAALPRVEGLRHLVRVGTVTPGEAGAPVVPAVPFADAEAAGSPERGFPARSGDDQFIIYTGGTTGMPKGVMWRQEDLFFSGLGGGAPTGEPVKKPQELAERVAAGGDGITFFPTAPLMHGTSTLTAFIGFNFGQRVVIHCKFTPEEVLRTIEREKVTSVSLVGDAMLRPLVDALSGPMKGTDCSSMFSVSSSGAIMSDTVRRQFQALVPNVMLLNNFGSSESGFNGTATEDSGPERGFRIRVNSRTQVVDPATHEPVAVGEVGRVAQCGHVPLGYYNDPGKTAETFFEQDGERWVLLGDMATVDEEGVVTVLGRGSQCINTGGEKVYPEEVEQALKSHPDVYDVLVAGVPDPKWGHHVAAVVQLRAGAERPSLADLQTHCRSHLAGYKIPRQLVITDSIRRSPSGKADYRWARETAVAADG; encoded by the coding sequence GTGGAGTACAACCTTGCCGACCTGTTCGAGTCGGTCGTCGACGTGGTTCCGGGCCGCGAGGCGCTCGTGCACGTCGACCACCCGGGCACAGGCGCGGAGCGCCGTCTGACGTACGCGCAGCTGGACGCGGCCGCCAACCGGATCGCGCACCATCTGATCGACAGCGGGATACGTCCCGGCGAGCACCTCGGGCTCCACCTCTACAACGGCATCGAGTACTTGCAGACGGTGCTGGGCTGCCTGAAGGCACGGATCGTCCCGGTCAACGTCAACTACCGCTACGTGGAAGAGGAGTTGGTGTACCTCTACCGGGACGCCGATCTGGTGGCCCTGGTCTTCGAGGCGGAGTTCACGGACCGGGTGGCGGCTGCGCTGCCGCGGGTGGAGGGGCTACGGCATCTGGTGCGGGTCGGCACCGTGACGCCCGGGGAGGCCGGTGCGCCGGTCGTGCCCGCCGTGCCGTTCGCGGACGCCGAGGCCGCGGGGTCGCCCGAGCGGGGGTTCCCTGCGCGGTCGGGGGACGACCAGTTCATCATCTACACCGGCGGCACCACCGGGATGCCCAAGGGTGTGATGTGGCGCCAGGAGGACCTGTTCTTCTCGGGGCTGGGAGGCGGCGCGCCGACCGGTGAGCCGGTGAAGAAGCCGCAGGAGCTGGCCGAGCGGGTGGCGGCGGGCGGTGACGGGATCACCTTCTTCCCCACCGCTCCGCTGATGCACGGCACGTCCACGCTGACCGCCTTCATCGGCTTCAACTTCGGCCAACGCGTCGTGATCCACTGCAAGTTCACGCCGGAGGAGGTCCTGCGGACGATCGAGAGGGAGAAGGTGACCAGCGTGTCGCTGGTCGGCGACGCGATGCTGCGGCCGCTGGTCGACGCGCTCAGCGGGCCGATGAAGGGCACGGACTGCTCGTCGATGTTCAGCGTGTCGTCGTCCGGGGCCATCATGTCCGACACGGTGCGCCGGCAGTTCCAGGCGCTGGTCCCGAACGTGATGCTGCTGAACAACTTCGGCTCCTCGGAGTCCGGCTTCAACGGCACCGCCACCGAGGACTCCGGCCCCGAGCGCGGCTTCCGTATCCGCGTCAACTCCCGTACGCAGGTGGTCGATCCGGCCACGCACGAGCCGGTCGCCGTGGGCGAGGTGGGCCGGGTCGCGCAGTGCGGTCACGTGCCGCTCGGTTACTACAACGACCCGGGGAAAACCGCCGAGACCTTCTTCGAGCAGGACGGCGAGCGGTGGGTGCTGCTCGGCGACATGGCCACGGTCGACGAGGAGGGCGTCGTCACCGTGCTGGGCCGCGGCTCGCAGTGCATCAACACCGGGGGCGAGAAGGTGTACCCGGAGGAGGTCGAGCAGGCGCTCAAGTCCCACCCCGACGTGTACGACGTACTGGTGGCAGGGGTGCCCGATCCGAAGTGGGGGCATCATGTGGCGGCCGTGGTGCAGTTGCGCGCGGGTGCGGAACGGCCGTCGTTGGCGGACCTCCAGACCCACTGCCGCTCCCACCTCGCGGGATACAAGATCCCCCGCCAGCTCGTGATCACGGACTCGATACGGCGCTCGCCCAGTGGCAAGGCCGACTACCGGTGGGCACGGGAGACGGCGGTGGCGGCGGACGGGTGA
- a CDS encoding sulfatase, producing MGTSVLAGALVLAALLVPNRLDWLTVQQFLRLPVEAIFLAAVLLALPSKARRITAVVLGAFLGLSTILKCLDMGFRQTLARPFDLVFDWVLLNDAADFLKDSLGRTGEVLAVAGVIVLVVAVLVASSLAVMRLADVLARHRPVAVRTTLVLGVVWIICFTLGAQSGGVTFATKSYAQYLANRVQYVRDGLGDAEDFKKQLPVDAFAKTPPDQLLTGLRGKDVMFTFIESYGRVAIDDPAMAPEIDAALKEGDARLKTAGFEARSGWLRSPVTGAGSWLAHSTFLSGLWIKNQQRYRTLTTSDRATLTSYFQKSGAWRTVGIAPGVRKPWPEGKYFGLDHIYDSTHLGYQGPYFSWTPVPDQFSLEAFQRLEYGKKDREPIMAEIILASSHNPWSPIARMVDWDDLGDGSVFHQIKKEGTDPKEVWKDPERVRTEYRRAIEYSLHSLTEWVERYGTDDTVLVFLGDHQPVPTVTAGNTSKDVPVTIVARDQKVLDKIADWHWSDGLKPGENAPTWGMDKFRDRFMTAYGPQTR from the coding sequence GTGGGGACGAGCGTCCTGGCCGGTGCGCTGGTGCTCGCCGCGCTCCTCGTGCCGAACCGCCTCGACTGGCTCACTGTCCAGCAGTTCCTCCGTCTCCCCGTCGAGGCGATCTTTCTCGCGGCCGTCCTGCTCGCGCTGCCGTCGAAGGCACGGCGGATCACGGCCGTCGTCCTCGGGGCGTTCCTCGGGCTGTCCACGATTCTCAAGTGCCTCGACATGGGCTTCCGCCAGACCCTGGCGCGGCCGTTCGACCTGGTCTTCGACTGGGTTCTGCTGAACGACGCGGCGGACTTCCTGAAGGACTCGCTCGGCCGCACGGGTGAGGTGCTCGCGGTGGCCGGGGTGATCGTCCTGGTCGTCGCCGTGCTCGTGGCGAGCTCGCTCGCGGTGATGCGACTGGCGGACGTACTGGCCCGGCACCGCCCCGTCGCCGTACGGACCACGCTGGTCCTCGGCGTCGTGTGGATCATCTGCTTCACGCTGGGGGCGCAGTCCGGCGGGGTCACCTTCGCCACCAAGAGCTACGCCCAGTACCTCGCCAACCGCGTGCAGTATGTCCGCGACGGCCTCGGGGACGCCGAGGACTTCAAGAAGCAGCTCCCTGTCGACGCCTTCGCCAAGACCCCGCCCGACCAGCTGCTGACCGGACTGCGCGGCAAAGACGTCATGTTCACCTTCATCGAGAGCTACGGCCGGGTGGCCATCGACGATCCGGCGATGGCACCGGAGATCGACGCGGCACTCAAGGAGGGCGACGCCAGACTCAAGACGGCGGGGTTCGAGGCGCGCAGCGGCTGGCTCAGGTCTCCTGTGACGGGCGCCGGCAGCTGGCTCGCCCACTCGACGTTCCTGTCCGGCCTGTGGATCAAGAACCAGCAGCGGTACCGCACACTGACCACCAGTGACCGCGCAACCCTCACCAGCTACTTCCAGAAGAGCGGCGCCTGGCGAACCGTCGGCATCGCTCCGGGTGTCCGCAAGCCCTGGCCCGAGGGCAAGTACTTCGGCCTCGACCACATCTACGACTCCACGCACCTCGGCTACCAGGGCCCGTACTTCAGCTGGACGCCCGTGCCCGACCAGTTCAGCCTGGAGGCCTTCCAGCGGCTGGAGTACGGCAAGAAGGACCGCGAGCCGATCATGGCGGAGATCATCCTGGCCTCCAGCCACAACCCCTGGTCCCCCATCGCCCGCATGGTCGACTGGGACGACCTCGGCGACGGCTCGGTCTTCCACCAGATCAAGAAGGAGGGCACGGACCCCAAGGAGGTCTGGAAGGACCCCGAGCGCGTGCGCACCGAGTACCGTCGCGCCATCGAGTACTCGCTCCACAGCCTCACCGAATGGGTCGAGCGCTACGGCACCGACGACACGGTCCTCGTCTTCCTCGGCGACCACCAGCCCGTCCCGACCGTCACCGCGGGCAACACGAGCAAGGACGTTCCCGTCACCATCGTCGCCCGCGACCAGAAGGTGCTGGACAAGATCGCCGACTGGCACTGGAGCGACGGCCTCAAGCCCGGCGAGAACGCGCCGACCTGGGGCATGGACAAGTTCCGCGACCGTTTCATGACGGCGTACGGGCCGCAGACGCGCTGA
- a CDS encoding cation:proton antiporter has protein sequence MHSSAVFLIEFGAIILALGLLGRFAGRFQFSPIPLYLLGGLAFGKGGLLPLGASEDFVAIGAEIGVILLLLMLGLEYTASDLLSNLKTQYPAGLVDAALNALPGAAMALLLGWGPVAAVVLAGVTWISSSGVIAKVLGDLGRLGNRETPVVLSILVLEDLSMAVYLPIVTALLAGAGLAAGSVTLAIALGVAGLVLFLAVRYGRHISRFVSNDDPEKLLLVVLGLTLVVAGLAQQLQVSAAVGAFLVGIALSGEVAEGAHNLLAPLRDLFAAVFFVFFGLHTDPASIPPVLAPALALAVVTALTKIATGYWAAGRAGISAKGRWRAGGTLVARGEFSIVIAGLAVTAGIEPSLGPLATAYVLILVILGPLTARYTEPLATRLTERLGRRAPSASAATAAETGGEVDLSAHAPHDVMEGQDVVGRH, from the coding sequence ATGCACTCCTCCGCGGTCTTCCTCATCGAGTTCGGCGCGATCATCCTCGCGCTGGGACTGCTGGGCCGGTTCGCCGGGCGTTTCCAGTTCTCGCCCATCCCCCTGTACCTGCTGGGCGGGCTGGCCTTCGGCAAGGGCGGCCTGCTTCCCCTGGGCGCCAGCGAGGACTTCGTCGCCATCGGTGCCGAGATCGGCGTGATCCTGCTGCTGCTCATGCTCGGCCTCGAGTACACGGCCAGCGATCTGCTCTCCAACCTCAAGACCCAGTACCCGGCCGGTCTCGTCGACGCCGCGCTCAACGCCCTGCCGGGTGCCGCGATGGCGCTGCTGCTCGGCTGGGGCCCGGTCGCCGCCGTCGTACTGGCCGGCGTCACGTGGATCTCCTCCTCCGGTGTCATCGCGAAGGTCCTCGGCGACCTCGGCCGGCTCGGCAACCGTGAGACACCGGTCGTCCTGAGCATCCTGGTCCTGGAAGACCTCTCCATGGCCGTCTACCTGCCGATCGTCACCGCCCTGCTCGCCGGTGCCGGTCTCGCCGCGGGCAGCGTCACGCTCGCCATCGCGCTCGGCGTCGCGGGCCTCGTCCTCTTCCTCGCGGTGCGCTACGGCCGCCACATCTCCCGCTTCGTCTCCAACGACGACCCGGAGAAGCTGCTGCTCGTCGTGCTCGGCCTGACCCTCGTCGTGGCCGGGCTCGCCCAGCAGCTCCAGGTCTCCGCGGCCGTCGGCGCGTTCCTGGTCGGCATCGCGCTGTCCGGTGAGGTGGCCGAGGGGGCGCACAACCTCCTGGCGCCGCTGCGGGACCTGTTCGCCGCCGTGTTCTTCGTCTTCTTCGGTCTGCACACCGACCCCGCGAGCATCCCGCCGGTGCTGGCGCCCGCGCTCGCCCTGGCCGTCGTCACCGCGCTCACGAAGATCGCCACCGGCTACTGGGCCGCCGGACGCGCCGGGATCTCCGCGAAGGGCCGGTGGCGCGCAGGCGGAACGCTGGTCGCCCGCGGCGAGTTCTCCATCGTCATCGCCGGGCTCGCCGTCACCGCCGGCATCGAGCCGTCGCTGGGCCCGCTGGCCACCGCCTACGTACTGATCCTGGTGATCCTGGGCCCGCTCACCGCCCGCTACACCGAACCTCTGGCGACCCGTCTGACGGAGCGCCTGGGCAGGCGTGCGCCGAGTGCCTCGGCAGCCACCGCGGCCGAGACCGGGGGAGAGGTCGACCTGTCGGCGCACGCGCCGCACGATGTGATGGAGGGTCAGGACGTGGTCGGTCGGCACTGA
- a CDS encoding cation:proton antiporter regulatory subunit — MGAPRLSSTPLPGIGVRYDLTTREQPRLAVVAHRDGSRTLSAYREDDPDACSLSVRLTSGEAATLIDALMPAHHSPNLLSTTGLGLVAERIELSATSHWNGRLLGETRMRTETGVSIVAVLRRAEAIPSPAPDFRLAGGDTLIVIGTREGVEAGAAILGRE, encoded by the coding sequence GTGGGAGCTCCACGCCTGAGCAGTACGCCATTGCCCGGCATCGGGGTCCGATACGACCTCACCACGCGCGAACAGCCCCGCCTGGCGGTGGTCGCCCACCGGGACGGGTCGCGGACGCTGAGCGCGTACCGCGAGGACGATCCGGACGCCTGCTCGCTGTCGGTACGGCTCACCTCCGGTGAGGCGGCCACGTTGATCGACGCGCTGATGCCGGCGCACCACAGCCCCAACCTGCTGTCCACCACCGGGCTGGGCCTGGTCGCCGAGCGGATCGAGCTGTCCGCCACGTCGCACTGGAACGGACGGCTGCTCGGCGAGACCCGGATGCGCACCGAGACCGGCGTGTCCATCGTGGCCGTGCTGCGCCGCGCCGAGGCCATCCCCTCGCCGGCGCCGGACTTCCGGCTGGCCGGCGGCGACACCCTGATCGTGATCGGCACCCGCGAGGGTGTGGAGGCGGGCGCAGCGATACTCGGACGGGAGTGA
- the paaK gene encoding phenylacetate--CoA ligase PaaK has protein sequence MADATELLDSGERLVHEALRALQLERLRASLRHAYENVPFYRESFDKAGVRPDDCRSLADLARFPFTTKADLRENYPYGMFAVPQDRIRRIHASSGTTGRPTVVGYTDADLSLWSDMVARSIRAAGGRPGDKVHVAYGYGLFTGGLGAHYGAERLGCTVIPASGGMTARQVQLIQDLRPEIIMVTPSYMLTLLDEFERQGVDPRGTSLRVGVFGAEPWTEQMRQEIEERFAIDAVDIYGLSEVIGPGVAQECVETKDGLHVWEDHFFPEIVDPFTGEVLPDGEEGELVFTSLTKEAMPVIRYRTRDLTRLLPGTARVFRRMEKITGRSDDMVILRGVNLFPTQIEEIVLQTPGVAPHFQLRLTREGRLDALTVRAEARRDASPETRDAAAQTIAAAVKDGIGVSVAVEIVEPESLERSVGKIRRIEDLRPR, from the coding sequence ATGGCGGATGCGACGGAGCTGCTGGACTCGGGGGAACGGCTCGTCCATGAGGCGTTGCGGGCGTTGCAGCTGGAGCGGCTGCGGGCGTCACTTCGGCACGCGTACGAAAACGTGCCGTTCTACCGGGAGTCCTTCGACAAGGCCGGCGTACGGCCCGACGACTGCCGCTCACTCGCCGATCTGGCCCGCTTCCCGTTCACGACCAAGGCCGACCTGCGCGAGAACTACCCGTACGGGATGTTCGCCGTGCCCCAGGACCGTATCCGCCGCATCCATGCCTCCAGCGGCACCACCGGACGCCCCACGGTCGTCGGCTACACCGACGCCGACCTTTCCCTGTGGTCCGACATGGTGGCCCGCTCGATCCGGGCGGCGGGCGGGCGGCCCGGGGACAAGGTGCATGTGGCGTACGGCTATGGGCTGTTCACCGGTGGGCTCGGCGCACACTACGGTGCCGAGCGGCTCGGCTGTACGGTCATCCCCGCGTCCGGCGGTATGACGGCCCGCCAGGTCCAGCTGATCCAGGACCTCAGGCCCGAGATCATCATGGTGACGCCCTCGTACATGCTCACCCTCCTCGACGAGTTCGAGCGGCAGGGCGTGGACCCGCGGGGTACCTCCCTGCGCGTGGGCGTCTTCGGTGCCGAACCCTGGACCGAGCAGATGCGTCAGGAGATCGAGGAGCGGTTCGCGATCGACGCCGTCGACATATACGGACTGTCCGAGGTGATCGGGCCGGGAGTCGCGCAGGAGTGTGTGGAGACCAAGGACGGGCTGCATGTGTGGGAAGACCACTTCTTCCCGGAGATCGTCGACCCGTTCACCGGTGAGGTGCTGCCCGACGGCGAGGAGGGCGAGTTGGTCTTCACCTCGCTCACCAAGGAGGCCATGCCCGTCATCCGGTACCGCACACGGGACCTGACGCGGCTGCTGCCGGGGACCGCCCGGGTGTTCCGGCGGATGGAGAAGATCACCGGGCGCAGTGACGACATGGTCATCCTGCGCGGGGTCAACCTCTTCCCCACGCAGATCGAGGAGATCGTGCTCCAAACGCCGGGCGTGGCACCCCACTTCCAGCTGCGTCTCACCCGGGAGGGCCGTCTCGACGCCCTCACGGTGCGGGCGGAAGCTCGCCGCGACGCGTCGCCCGAGACGCGGGACGCCGCCGCGCAGACCATCGCGGCGGCCGTGAAGGACGGCATCGGGGTGTCGGTCGCCGTGGAGATCGTCGAACCGGAGTCGCTGGAACGGTCCGTCGGAAAGATCCGGCGGATCGAGGACCTGCGCCCCCGCTAG
- a CDS encoding DUF1062 domain-containing protein gives MLNSWVVMPTCLPTVLRRCHTCASERFRANGKFRVNANHKLLDVWLLVLCTACGTTAKLTVLERMRGRSIRPELLDRLHHNDLGLAGELLQDPVVRRRNRIALDWDNAWRLDTGGRDHLDREVVDVSVRFAARIPVRPVRLVAEGFGLSRAEVERLVREGNLVSAVRLSGKLSGDFTFTLKR, from the coding sequence GTGCTCAATAGCTGGGTGGTCATGCCCACCTGCCTGCCGACCGTCCTCCGCCGTTGCCACACATGCGCGTCCGAGCGCTTCCGGGCAAACGGTAAGTTTCGCGTCAACGCGAACCACAAGCTCCTCGACGTCTGGCTCCTCGTGCTCTGTACCGCTTGCGGGACCACCGCAAAGCTCACCGTCCTGGAGCGGATGCGTGGGCGCTCCATACGGCCTGAGCTGCTGGACCGGCTGCATCACAACGACCTTGGCCTGGCGGGCGAGTTGCTCCAGGATCCGGTCGTACGGCGCCGAAATCGCATCGCCCTCGACTGGGACAACGCCTGGCGCCTCGACACCGGCGGACGGGATCACCTGGACCGCGAGGTGGTCGACGTCTCGGTCCGCTTTGCCGCGCGGATCCCTGTCCGGCCGGTGCGACTGGTCGCTGAAGGGTTCGGTCTTTCACGGGCCGAGGTCGAGAGACTGGTCAGGGAGGGGAACCTCGTGTCGGCAGTCCGGCTGAGCGGCAAGCTCTCCGGCGACTTCACCTTCACGCTCAAGCGCTGA
- a CDS encoding acyl-CoA synthetase, producing the protein MTPGDGSTVDGVLRRSARRTPARVAVEHRGRTWTYEELDAAVSRAASVLLGQGLTPGDRVGAYGHNSDAYLIAFLACARAGLVHVPVNQNLTGDDLAYIVGQSGSSLVLADPDLADRLPDGVPALPLRDADDSLLARQATASAYDGPEPRGEDLVQLLYTSGTTALPKGAMMTHRALVHEYLSAIAALDLSAGDRPVHSLPLYHSAQMHVFLLPYLAVGATNIILDGPDGEQLFDLIEAGRADSLFAPPTVWIGLADRPDFATRDLDGLRKAYYGASIMPVPVLERLRERWPELAFYNCFGQSEIGPLATVLAPDEHKGRMDSCGRTVLFVDARVVDENGEDVPDGTPGEIVYRSPQLCEGYWDKPEETAEAFRDGWFHSGDLAVRDAHGYFTIVDRVKDVINSGGVLVASRQVEDALYTHEGVAEVAVIGLPDERWIEAVTAVVVPRGEVTEAELIEHAREKLAHFKAPKRVVFVDELPRNASGKILKRELRDRFAES; encoded by the coding sequence TACGAGGAACTCGACGCGGCCGTGTCGCGCGCGGCGAGCGTCCTGCTCGGCCAGGGCCTCACCCCCGGCGACCGGGTCGGTGCCTACGGCCACAACTCGGACGCCTATCTGATCGCCTTCCTCGCCTGCGCCCGCGCGGGCCTCGTCCACGTCCCCGTCAACCAGAACCTCACCGGCGACGACCTCGCGTACATCGTCGGCCAGTCCGGCAGTTCCCTGGTCCTCGCGGACCCGGACCTGGCGGATCGCCTCCCGGACGGCGTCCCTGCGTTGCCCCTGCGCGATGCCGACGACTCACTGCTGGCGCGGCAGGCCACGGCGTCCGCCTACGACGGCCCGGAGCCACGTGGCGAGGACCTGGTGCAACTGCTCTACACCTCGGGCACGACCGCCTTGCCGAAGGGCGCGATGATGACCCACCGCGCCCTGGTCCACGAGTACCTGAGCGCGATCGCCGCCCTCGATCTGAGCGCCGGCGACCGCCCCGTCCACTCGCTGCCGCTGTACCACTCGGCGCAGATGCACGTGTTCCTGCTGCCGTACCTGGCGGTCGGCGCCACGAACATCATCCTGGACGGGCCCGACGGCGAGCAGCTCTTCGATCTGATCGAAGCGGGCCGCGCGGACAGTCTGTTCGCTCCGCCCACGGTGTGGATCGGCCTGGCCGACCGCCCCGACTTCGCGACCCGTGACCTGGATGGTCTGCGCAAGGCGTACTACGGCGCCTCGATCATGCCGGTGCCGGTACTGGAGCGGCTGCGTGAGCGATGGCCCGAGCTCGCCTTCTACAACTGCTTCGGCCAGAGTGAGATCGGCCCGCTGGCCACCGTGCTGGCCCCGGACGAACACAAGGGCCGCATGGACTCCTGCGGCCGTACCGTCCTCTTCGTCGACGCCCGTGTGGTCGACGAGAACGGCGAGGACGTCCCCGACGGCACGCCCGGCGAGATCGTCTACCGCTCCCCGCAGTTGTGCGAGGGCTACTGGGACAAGCCCGAAGAGACCGCCGAGGCCTTCCGGGACGGCTGGTTCCACTCCGGGGACCTCGCGGTGCGGGACGCGCACGGCTACTTCACCATCGTCGACCGGGTGAAGGACGTCATCAACTCCGGTGGCGTACTGGTCGCTTCACGTCAGGTCGAGGATGCGTTGTACACACACGAGGGGGTCGCCGAGGTCGCCGTCATCGGCCTGCCCGACGAGCGGTGGATCGAGGCGGTCACGGCGGTCGTCGTCCCACGCGGCGAGGTGACCGAGGCCGAACTGATCGAGCACGCGCGCGAGAAGCTCGCCCACTTCAAGGCGCCGAAGCGGGTGGTGTTCGTCGACGAGCTGCCGCGCAACGCGAGCGGGAAGATCCTCAAGCGGGAGTTGCGGGACCGGTTCGCAGAGAGCTAG